DNA sequence from the Plodia interpunctella isolate USDA-ARS_2022_Savannah chromosome 19, ilPloInte3.2, whole genome shotgun sequence genome:
GATAAAATTATAGCAATGTAACCATCTGCATCTGGCATTTTCTTCAGCAGTTCTGGATGTTCTACCAACTGTTCATTAACCTCCATTAGGGTTCCCTTCAAACCACAGGGGATATCAAAGGCACTTCCATCACTATATTCAACTTTACAAATGACAGAGTTTGGTGTCAAAATTTGACCACCTTTCTTGCTTTTGCCCTTCACAGTATTATTAAGACGATCCACATTACCAATAGAGAAATTAATCTTGTACTCCATAtcttttttgaaaaagaaatgacTGGGAGCCAAGCTCAAAAGAGTGATTCGGTTTGAGTGAAACATGAGCATTATGTCATTATTTTCTACACCATCAACATTCAGAATATACCTCTTACTGAAATACCTATCAGTAA
Encoded proteins:
- the LOC128678330 gene encoding protein Abitram is translated as MDYNILDSIPDLTNFKTFTDRYFSKRYILNVDGVENNDIMLMFHSNRITLLSLAPSHFFFKKDMEYKINFSIGNVDRLNNTVKGKSKKGGQILTPNSVICKVEYSDGSAFDIPCGLKGTLMEVNEQLVEHPELLKKMPDADGYIAIILSSIANSEAAKSELLSHEDYVKIAASW